The genome window TCGAATTTTCCGCCGGGAGTGTCGGACAAAGTTTGGCAGGCTAAGGTCATGTCGTCGGCGATGTCGTACTCATCCAACACATTGTTGTGCACCATGTGCGTTGTTGCATTGTTATGGGGTTCGACGACGCACTGGCAGGCGCCACATTCGCCCTCGGTACAGCCGTAGGGTGCATCCAAGCCCGCGTCCAACATGGCGTAGAGGAGCCGTTTCCCCGCGGGCCATTCAATATCTTCCTCCGTGTCCTCCATGAAGACGTGCGCGGTGGAGGGCTCTGCGTCGGAAGGGGTGGCGGCGGAGTCGTCGCCCGCGGAGTTGTCGTCGGGAATGCTGTTAGTCATTGTCACTCTCTAAGCAGTCGAGGAATGCCGATGCCCAGGCGTGGACGTCGTGTTCGGTCACTTCGTTGAACATGGACATCATGCGGTCATGCAGGTCTTCTTTCTTTGCCACCGCCGCGGAATGCACCTGCCGCTTAATCGAATCAATATCATGCGGGTTGCACAGGAACGCGCCATCAAGCTCGGCCGCGGCACCCGTAAATTCACTAAGTACCAGTGACCCCGTGCCATCCGGGTGGCACGCCACATATTCCTTAGCGACGAGGTTCATGCCGTCCTTCAGACTCGTAACCAGCATAATGTCGGCCGCCTTGTAATAGGAGACGAGGTCCTGGAACGGAATCGACCGGTGCATATAGGTCACTGCCGAGTGCCCAATGCTGCTGAAGTGGCCATTAATGCGGCCGACGGCTTCTTCCACTTGCCGACGCGCCACCTTGTAGTGCTCAATGCGCTCGCGCGATGGCGTCGCCACCTGCACGAATGTGGTGGTCTCGGGGTCGAGCGCACCGGTTTCCAGGAGCTCCTCGTACGCCTCGAGGCGCTGGAGGATCCCCTTCGTGTAGTCCAACCTGTCGACGCCGAGGATCAGCGTTTCAGGATCGCCCAGCTCAGAGCGGACCTTTTCCGCGTCGGCGTCCTTCGCGGCGGCGGTCACCGACTTCGTGTCGATGGAAATGGGGAACACACCGACGCCGACGGGGCGACCGTCGGATGCGGTGATCGTGGCGGTAATTTCCCTCATGCTGGCCTTGCCGCGGACGGGCAGGCTATCCGGCTGGCCTGTACTCGGTGTCGCGAACCCGCCGACGTCGCGGGAGAGTTCCAGGAAGTTGGTTGCGTTGTGGATGGAGTGGAACCCGATTACGTCTGCGCCCAACAGACCACGGACCAGTTCTTCACGCCACGGCAGCTGGCGGAACAGCTCCGCCGGTGGGAACGGAATGTGCAGGAAGAACCCGATTTTCAGGTCCGGGCGCATTTGCCGCAAAATGCCGGGCAGCAGTTGCAGCTGGTAATCCTGCACCCACACTGTTGCGCCTTCGGCCGCGCGTCGGGCCACCTCCATGGCGAAGCGCGTGTTGACATCGCGGTACGTCACCCACCAGTCGCGGTTGAAGATCGGCGTCACGATCAGGTCGTGGTAGAGCGGCCACAATGTGGCGTTGGAGAACCCTTCGTAGTATTCGGCGTAATCCCGTTTGGTCAGCCCCATCGGGATCAGCGTGATGCCCTCGTCGGTGGTGAACGGGTCGGCGACGGGGGTTGCCGTGGGCCCTTCGGATGTTGCTCCGGGCCAGCCGATCCATGCCCCTTCGTGTTCTTTGAGAACGGGTTTCAGTGCCGTGACCAGGCCACCTGGGCTTGGTTCGAAGTGCTTGGTGCCGTCGGGGTCGATCTCAATATCGACGGGTAAACGGTTAGCGACGACGATGAACGAGTAGGTGTCTTTCACGGTGTCGTCGGTGGATGCGTCGGCGTGCGTGTCGGTGCCGGTGGTGTTGTCGGATGAGGACATGGTGTTGTTACCTCGTTCGGGTTGATGGGTGCTCCGGATGTTTCTGTCTTCCAGGGTAGTGCCGAAGGAGCCAGTGCAGCGACTGCGGCCTAGCCCCGTGGTCGCTGTGATCTCAGTGCCTTTTTCGTCCTTGCGTGGCAGCCCGCGTTGTTGTGGCTCGTGCCGCGCTGGATCTCGTCGCCGAAGCCCGAGCCGCGCTGGCCCGTGCCGCCTCCAGGAGCGTGCGCGAGGATCCACGTAGCGTTGTGCCCTTCCTCCACAAGGCCCGAATCGGCCGTGCCAGGCGGGTGTCGTCGATAGTGATTTCGCTTAACCGGCCGTCGGCTATCTCTTGTTCCACCACGCAGCGGGGAAGGATCGCCGGGGCCCGCGTCGCCAAGACTGTTGACTTGATGGCGGTCGCCGATTCGAGTTCGGCGAAGGGTGCTTGAAGAGCCTGGGGGAGTACACGTTCGATGGTGGACCGGGTACCTGAACCGGGTTCGCGGACGATGAGCGGCGTTTGAGCGACCGTGAGCGGAGATACGTGGCCGAGCCCGGCCCATTCATGATCGGGTCGGACCACGAGGGTGAGATAATCGGTGGTAATGACCGTGCTGTCGAAATAATCCTCGGTAGGGATGCCT of Corynebacterium kroppenstedtii DSM 44385 contains these proteins:
- a CDS encoding 2Fe-2S iron-sulfur cluster-binding protein, whose product is MTNSIPDDNSAGDDSAATPSDAEPSTAHVFMEDTEEDIEWPAGKRLLYAMLDAGLDAPYGCTEGECGACQCVVEPHNNATTHMVHNNVLDEYDIADDMTLACQTLSDTPGGKFDVSYDF
- a CDS encoding alpha,alpha-trehalose-phosphate synthase (UDP-forming), coding for MSSSDNTTGTDTHADASTDDTVKDTYSFIVVANRLPVDIEIDPDGTKHFEPSPGGLVTALKPVLKEHEGAWIGWPGATSEGPTATPVADPFTTDEGITLIPMGLTKRDYAEYYEGFSNATLWPLYHDLIVTPIFNRDWWVTYRDVNTRFAMEVARRAAEGATVWVQDYQLQLLPGILRQMRPDLKIGFFLHIPFPPAELFRQLPWREELVRGLLGADVIGFHSIHNATNFLELSRDVGGFATPSTGQPDSLPVRGKASMREITATITASDGRPVGVGVFPISIDTKSVTAAAKDADAEKVRSELGDPETLILGVDRLDYTKGILQRLEAYEELLETGALDPETTTFVQVATPSRERIEHYKVARRQVEEAVGRINGHFSSIGHSAVTYMHRSIPFQDLVSYYKAADIMLVTSLKDGMNLVAKEYVACHPDGTGSLVLSEFTGAAAELDGAFLCNPHDIDSIKRQVHSAAVAKKEDLHDRMMSMFNEVTEHDVHAWASAFLDCLESDND
- a CDS encoding LysR family transcriptional regulator, with translation MSLAHIPDLRTLEILVAIADTGSLGAAARQMGMTQQGVSERVRSAESILGFTLVSRTPRGTHPTPQGREFINHARDVIRSANSLADTVSFDKDPTHHIIRAAASQTITDHYIPRWIAHLTDTHPGVRFAITTGNSQQVAHTIASGDATIGFIESLSLPELKGIPTEDYFDSTVITTDYLTLVVRPDHEWAGLGHVSPLTVAQTPLIVREPGSGTRSTIERVLPQALQAPFAELESATAIKSTVLATRAPAILPRCVVEQEIADGRLSEITIDDTRLARPIRALWRKGTTLRGSSRTLLEAARASAARASATRSSAARATTTRAATQGRKRH